The Streptomyces sp. NBC_01197 genome window below encodes:
- a CDS encoding MarR family winged helix-turn-helix transcriptional regulator — MAGKKAAGAHQDAVASIVEDWARERPELDTAPLEVLARLHRTFLRYSTRLTTAIDRHGLSVAGFDVLTALRRAGAPYRLTAGQLADSGLVSSAGVTLRIDRLEKDGLIVRERDADDRRVVYSRLTDAGLAKVDEVFAEHLDNERRMLGGLTPAECRQLARLLSRLERSITDSDTDPGPAGAQGTPGGQ; from the coding sequence ATGGCCGGGAAGAAGGCGGCGGGGGCACATCAGGATGCTGTCGCGTCCATTGTGGAGGACTGGGCGAGGGAGCGTCCCGAGCTGGACACCGCGCCCCTGGAGGTCCTCGCCAGACTGCACCGTACCTTTCTGCGGTACAGCACCAGACTCACCACCGCGATCGACCGGCACGGGCTCTCGGTGGCGGGCTTCGACGTACTGACCGCGCTGCGCAGGGCCGGTGCGCCCTACCGGCTGACGGCCGGCCAGCTCGCCGACTCGGGTCTGGTGTCTTCGGCCGGGGTGACGCTGCGGATCGACCGGCTGGAGAAGGACGGCCTGATCGTCCGGGAACGCGACGCCGACGACCGCCGTGTCGTCTACTCGCGCCTCACCGACGCCGGGCTCGCCAAGGTGGACGAGGTGTTCGCCGAGCATCTCGACAACGAACGCCGGATGCTCGGCGGCCTCACCCCCGCGGAGTGCCGTCAGCTGGCACGGCTGCTCTCCCGTCTTGAGCGGTCCATCACCGACTCGGACACGGACCCCGGCCCGGCCGGCGCGCAGGGCACCCCCGGCGGTCAGTGA
- a CDS encoding aromatic ring-hydroxylating dioxygenase subunit alpha translates to MTTLTADHIYATGLRNQWHPVVPSRFVAPGAMRKVTVLGEEWLLFRRSDSTLSMLADRCPHRGAPLSLGKHLGDRVSCWYHGLEIETDGTVSSVPGLPGCNLEGKKLVRSLPVREVGGAVLAYFGDEEHPEPAPLTLPEPLTDPGTDSFLCYAEWNGPWRYAVENLLDPMHGAFLHHESHTMFDGDTTAKFRIRETGRGYFFEKTDQRGVNFDWVELCRTGVDWVDLSIPYPPSAGPGGPFGIVGMVCPVDENRTGVFFWRYRKVEGWQRDSWRFLYRTLIEKRHWEVLEQDRVMLEAMPADADQRENLYQHDLGVVRLRRMYRAEAEAQGAAQVPAQAPAPRH, encoded by the coding sequence ATGACCACTCTGACCGCCGACCACATCTACGCCACCGGCCTGCGCAACCAGTGGCACCCCGTCGTGCCCTCCCGTTTCGTGGCGCCGGGCGCGATGCGCAAGGTCACCGTGCTCGGTGAGGAGTGGCTGCTGTTCCGCCGCTCCGACTCGACGCTGAGCATGCTCGCCGACCGCTGTCCGCACCGCGGCGCGCCGCTCTCGCTGGGCAAGCACCTGGGCGACCGGGTCTCCTGCTGGTACCACGGGCTTGAGATCGAGACCGACGGCACGGTCTCATCGGTGCCGGGGCTGCCCGGCTGCAACCTGGAGGGCAAGAAGCTCGTCAGGAGCCTGCCGGTGCGCGAGGTGGGCGGGGCGGTGCTCGCGTACTTCGGCGACGAGGAGCACCCCGAGCCGGCGCCGCTGACGCTGCCGGAGCCGCTCACCGACCCGGGCACCGACTCGTTCCTCTGCTACGCGGAGTGGAACGGCCCCTGGCGGTACGCGGTGGAGAACCTGCTCGACCCGATGCACGGCGCGTTCCTGCACCACGAGTCGCACACGATGTTCGACGGCGACACCACGGCCAAGTTCCGCATCCGGGAGACCGGGCGGGGCTACTTCTTCGAGAAGACCGACCAGCGTGGCGTCAACTTCGACTGGGTCGAGCTGTGCAGGACCGGCGTCGACTGGGTCGACCTGTCGATCCCCTATCCCCCGTCGGCGGGCCCCGGCGGCCCGTTCGGCATCGTCGGGATGGTCTGCCCGGTGGACGAGAACCGTACGGGTGTCTTCTTCTGGCGCTACCGCAAGGTCGAGGGCTGGCAGCGGGACAGCTGGCGCTTCCTCTACCGGACGTTGATCGAGAAGCGCCACTGGGAGGTGCTCGAACAGGACCGGGTGATGCTGGAGGCCATGCCGGCCGACGCCGACCAGCGGGAGAACCTGTACCAGCACGACCTGGGCGTGGTCAGGCTCCGCCGGATGTACCGGGCGGAGGCCGAGGCTCAGGGCGCGGCACAGGTCCCGGCCCAGGCCCCGGCACCGCGTCACTGA
- a CDS encoding recombinase-like helix-turn-helix domain-containing protein → MTTDWPYLDVHQSRTHEPTPYEYRLASALEEVFTHEGHELADVVRGLNARQVHSPDGAPWTEQSFRDEINRLGA, encoded by the coding sequence GTGACCACCGACTGGCCCTACCTGGACGTACATCAGTCACGCACCCATGAGCCCACGCCCTACGAGTACCGGCTGGCCTCGGCGCTCGAAGAGGTCTTCACCCACGAGGGCCATGAACTGGCCGACGTCGTACGGGGGCTCAACGCCCGCCAGGTGCACTCCCCCGACGGCGCCCCGTGGACCGAGCAGTCCTTCCGCGACGAGATCAACCGACTGGGAGCGTGA
- a CDS encoding PDR/VanB family oxidoreductase, which yields MDTTGESRLELLVRTMTLEAEGVLSVGLAHPDGKPLPPWEPGAHLDLEVGGLTRQYSLCGDPHDLSAYRIGVLDEPSSRGGSRYVHTRLRPGQRVTAAGPRNHFALEEAERYVFIAGGIGITPILPMAREAGRRSVPYTLVHGGRTRASMAFGSELAALGGGDVLRHPQDELGHIDLAAALDGVGRGTLVYCCGPEPLLNAVEAVCPAGLLRVERFAAPAVKPAGDDTAFEVECRASGVTVAVGGGTSVLAAVEAAGIPVGSSCRDGICGTCETRVLEGTPDHRDFVLSETEHASNATMMICVSRCASGRLVLDL from the coding sequence ATGGACACGACCGGAGAATCCCGGCTCGAACTTCTTGTCCGCACCATGACCCTGGAGGCCGAGGGTGTCCTCTCGGTCGGTCTCGCCCACCCGGACGGCAAGCCGCTGCCGCCCTGGGAGCCCGGCGCCCATCTCGACCTGGAGGTCGGCGGGCTGACCCGGCAGTACTCGCTCTGCGGGGACCCGCACGACCTGTCCGCCTACCGCATCGGCGTACTCGACGAGCCGTCGTCGCGCGGCGGTTCACGGTATGTGCACACCAGGCTGCGCCCCGGTCAGCGGGTCACCGCCGCCGGGCCGAGGAACCACTTCGCGCTGGAGGAGGCGGAGCGCTACGTCTTCATCGCGGGCGGCATCGGCATCACCCCGATCCTGCCGATGGCCCGGGAGGCCGGGCGCCGGTCCGTTCCGTACACCCTGGTGCACGGCGGCCGGACGCGGGCGTCCATGGCGTTCGGCTCCGAGCTGGCGGCGCTCGGCGGCGGGGACGTGCTCCGGCATCCGCAGGACGAGCTGGGGCACATCGACCTGGCGGCGGCGCTGGACGGCGTGGGCCGCGGCACGCTGGTGTACTGCTGCGGGCCCGAGCCGCTGCTCAACGCCGTGGAGGCGGTCTGCCCGGCCGGGCTGCTGCGGGTGGAGCGGTTCGCCGCACCGGCCGTCAAGCCGGCCGGGGACGACACGGCCTTCGAGGTGGAGTGCCGTGCGTCCGGCGTCACGGTCGCGGTCGGCGGCGGCACCTCCGTCCTGGCGGCCGTCGAGGCCGCGGGCATCCCGGTCGGCAGCTCCTGCCGGGACGGCATCTGCGGGACCTGCGAGACCCGGGTGCTCGAAGGCACCCCGGACCACCGGGACTTCGTACTCAGCGAGACCGAGCACGCGTCGAACGCGACCATGATGATCTGCGTGTCGCGCTGTGCATCGGGACGTCTCGTACTCGACCTCTGA
- a CDS encoding thiamine pyrophosphate-binding protein: MRYTTGGDLLVAVLRELGIDTVFGIVSVHNLPLVEAVDRELRFVPVRHEATAVSAADAYGRARGSIGCALTSTGTGAGNAAGSLIESLSSGTAVLHVTGQIDSAYLGSGRGFIHETKNQLSMLRAVSAYAATVTSADDAGRLLREAARAALTAPGGPGSVEWPVDLQYAAQTDTGAAPADGPHPVPDAAELAAAAALLASARRPLIWAGGGATGAGPELTALLAATGAGLLTSNSGRGAVPEDHPAVIGNFATTPAVRALLADADVLLTIGTHFRSNETADYTLTLPAAHIQLDIDPAAPGRVYPARHALHGRAAEVLESLLPYARRAEPDWTARVTSVREEVRALLHDSIGPQAAVCDALRAVLPREAVVARDVTIASSSWGNRLLDMYDPRSNVFPRGGGIGQGLGMGIGAALARPDTPTVVLAGDGGLAVHLGELLTLAQERPALTLVVFNDGGYGVLRNMQDRYSERRSGVDLTTPDFERLAGACGLPYARIAAAEHAHPVLEHAVASGGPVLVEVDLAELGPMKNPFTPPVTIPTA, translated from the coding sequence ATGCGTTACACCACCGGAGGCGATCTCCTCGTCGCCGTCCTGCGTGAACTCGGCATCGACACGGTCTTCGGCATCGTCAGCGTGCACAATCTGCCGCTGGTCGAGGCCGTCGACCGGGAGCTGCGCTTCGTGCCCGTGCGGCACGAGGCCACCGCTGTCAGCGCCGCCGACGCCTACGGCCGGGCGCGCGGCTCGATCGGCTGCGCGCTCACCTCCACGGGCACCGGCGCGGGCAACGCGGCCGGCTCGCTCATCGAGTCGCTCAGCTCGGGCACCGCGGTCCTGCACGTCACCGGGCAGATCGACAGCGCCTACCTGGGCAGCGGGCGCGGTTTCATCCATGAGACCAAAAACCAGCTCTCGATGCTGCGTGCGGTCTCCGCGTACGCCGCCACCGTCACATCGGCCGATGACGCGGGCCGGCTGCTGCGCGAGGCGGCCCGCGCCGCGCTGACCGCTCCGGGCGGGCCCGGCAGCGTCGAGTGGCCGGTGGATCTCCAGTACGCGGCGCAGACCGACACCGGTGCGGCGCCCGCCGATGGCCCGCACCCGGTGCCCGACGCGGCCGAACTCGCCGCCGCCGCGGCGCTGCTGGCGTCAGCGCGGCGCCCGCTGATCTGGGCGGGCGGCGGGGCGACCGGGGCCGGGCCGGAACTCACGGCGCTGCTCGCGGCGACCGGCGCGGGCCTGCTGACGTCCAACTCGGGGCGGGGAGCTGTGCCGGAGGACCACCCGGCGGTCATCGGCAACTTCGCCACCACGCCCGCGGTGCGCGCCCTGCTCGCCGACGCGGACGTACTGCTCACCATCGGCACGCACTTCAGGTCCAACGAGACCGCCGACTACACCCTCACGCTGCCGGCGGCCCACATCCAGCTCGATATCGACCCGGCCGCACCGGGCCGCGTCTACCCGGCGCGCCACGCCCTGCACGGGCGCGCGGCCGAGGTACTGGAGTCCCTGCTGCCGTACGCGCGCCGGGCGGAGCCGGACTGGACGGCGCGGGTCACGTCCGTACGCGAGGAGGTACGGGCCCTGCTGCACGATTCCATCGGCCCGCAGGCCGCGGTCTGCGACGCGCTGCGGGCGGTGCTGCCCCGCGAGGCGGTCGTCGCCCGCGATGTCACCATCGCCTCCAGCAGCTGGGGCAACCGGCTGCTCGACATGTACGACCCACGGTCCAATGTCTTCCCGCGCGGCGGCGGCATCGGACAGGGCCTCGGGATGGGCATAGGGGCGGCGCTCGCCCGGCCGGACACCCCCACCGTGGTGCTGGCCGGCGACGGCGGCCTCGCGGTCCACCTCGGCGAGCTGCTCACCCTCGCCCAGGAGCGCCCGGCCCTGACCCTTGTCGTGTTCAACGACGGCGGCTACGGCGTGCTCCGCAACATGCAGGACCGCTACAGCGAGCGGCGGTCCGGGGTCGATCTCACCACTCCCGACTTCGAGCGGCTGGCAGGCGCCTGTGGCCTCCCGTACGCCCGGATAGCCGCCGCCGAGCACGCGCACCCGGTGCTCGAACACGCGGTGGCGTCCGGCGGGCCTGTGCTCGTCGAGGTCGACCTGGCCGAACTCGGCCCGATGAAGAACCCGTTCACCCCGCCCGTCACGATCCCCACGGCGTAG
- a CDS encoding SDR family oxidoreductase: MDLGLADRTVLVTGGSSGVGLATVRALLDEGANVATCGRDADRLAAAAAGLGAGGDRLLTGVCDVRDAEAVRRFTERTAEHFGALDGLVNNAGQSRMKNFAESTAEDWRDELELKFAGVLNPLHAALALLRASPVASVVNINAVLAKQPEPRLITTSAARAGILNLSKSLSQELAPDGIRVNSVCLGLVDTGQWTRRHASSGTSLPYERWQAELAADRGISLGRLGRADEVAYAVVALLSPRASYITGTGIDVCGGVGRSIL; encoded by the coding sequence ATGGATCTGGGCCTCGCCGACCGCACCGTACTGGTGACCGGCGGCAGCTCGGGCGTCGGCCTGGCCACGGTCCGCGCCCTCCTCGACGAAGGCGCCAACGTCGCCACCTGCGGCCGTGACGCGGACCGGCTCGCGGCGGCCGCCGCAGGTCTCGGCGCAGGCGGCGACCGGCTGCTCACCGGTGTCTGCGACGTCCGGGACGCCGAAGCGGTCCGCCGCTTCACCGAGCGTACGGCTGAGCACTTCGGGGCGCTGGACGGGCTCGTCAACAACGCCGGCCAGTCGCGGATGAAGAACTTCGCCGAGAGCACGGCGGAGGACTGGCGGGACGAGCTGGAGCTGAAGTTCGCCGGTGTCCTCAACCCGCTGCACGCGGCGCTCGCCCTGCTGCGTGCCTCGCCGGTCGCCTCGGTCGTCAACATCAACGCGGTACTCGCCAAGCAGCCCGAACCCCGGCTCATCACCACCAGCGCCGCCCGCGCCGGGATCCTCAACCTCTCCAAGTCCCTTTCGCAGGAGCTGGCCCCGGACGGCATCCGGGTCAACTCCGTCTGTCTGGGGCTGGTCGACACCGGGCAGTGGACCCGCCGCCACGCGTCGTCCGGCACCTCACTGCCGTACGAGCGGTGGCAGGCGGAGCTGGCCGCCGACCGCGGGATCTCGCTAGGCCGGCTCGGCCGTGCCGATGAGGTCGCCTACGCGGTGGTGGCCCTGCTCTCACCCCGCGCCTCGTACATCACCGGCACCGGCATCGACGTCTGCGGCGGCGTCGGCCGCTCCATCCTCTGA
- a CDS encoding SDR family oxidoreductase produces MRTVVITGAGRGLGLAMARRAGRDGFRAVVAELDRERGESAVRELRDEGLDAHFVRCDVADPASVDALASAVAPLGPLHGLVNNAALANGVGGKEFQDITVEEWDRLMAVNARSPWLVSRALLPQLLAHGDGGRIVHLASDAALYGSVRLAHYVTSKGAVIALTRAMARELGDRGITVNAVAPGITEGEATESVPAERHELYRANRAISRPQRPDDLLGLVSYLLGAESRYLTGQVIAVNGGFTMN; encoded by the coding sequence ATGCGCACTGTCGTCATCACCGGCGCCGGCCGTGGCCTGGGACTGGCCATGGCCCGCCGGGCGGGCCGGGACGGCTTCCGGGCGGTGGTCGCCGAACTGGACCGGGAACGCGGCGAATCGGCGGTCCGCGAGCTGCGCGACGAGGGTCTGGACGCCCACTTCGTACGGTGCGACGTGGCGGACCCCGCGTCGGTCGACGCCCTCGCGTCGGCCGTCGCGCCGCTCGGCCCGCTGCACGGTCTCGTCAACAACGCGGCGCTCGCCAACGGCGTGGGCGGCAAGGAGTTCCAGGACATCACCGTCGAGGAGTGGGACCGGCTGATGGCCGTCAACGCCCGCTCACCCTGGCTGGTCTCCCGTGCGCTGCTGCCCCAGCTGCTTGCGCACGGCGACGGCGGGCGCATCGTCCACCTCGCGTCCGACGCCGCCCTGTACGGCTCTGTACGGCTCGCCCACTACGTCACGTCCAAGGGCGCCGTGATCGCGCTCACCCGGGCGATGGCCAGGGAACTCGGCGACCGGGGCATCACCGTGAACGCGGTGGCGCCCGGCATCACCGAGGGCGAGGCCACCGAGTCCGTACCGGCCGAGCGCCATGAGCTGTACCGCGCCAACCGGGCCATCTCACGCCCGCAGCGCCCCGACGATCTGCTGGGGCTCGTCTCGTACCTGCTGGGCGCCGAGTCCCGTTACCTCACCGGACAGGTGATCGCCGTCAACGGCGGCTTCACCATGAACTGA
- a CDS encoding cupin domain-containing protein, with translation MPVTTTEYDNGGDLAGYTDSLIATKDSREPDWDTLAFQAKAGDQYRRAQIRYVGSGATGNHDSDNRILPSGGFTFSNMLLPPGAEGPEHTHHDVEEAFFVLEGKVRVGIHRGDNEVEYRTLGYRDMIVVPAGVARSLKNEGDADALFCVVIGTQKPQVPTYPEHSPMHGVTRD, from the coding sequence ATGCCCGTCACCACCACCGAGTACGACAACGGCGGCGACCTCGCCGGCTACACCGACTCCCTGATCGCCACGAAGGACTCCCGCGAGCCCGACTGGGACACCCTGGCGTTCCAGGCCAAGGCCGGTGACCAGTACCGGCGCGCGCAGATCCGCTACGTCGGATCCGGCGCGACCGGCAACCACGACAGCGACAACAGGATCCTGCCGTCCGGCGGCTTCACCTTCTCCAACATGCTGCTGCCGCCCGGCGCCGAGGGCCCCGAGCACACCCACCACGACGTAGAGGAGGCCTTCTTCGTCCTGGAGGGCAAGGTCCGCGTCGGGATCCACCGCGGGGACAACGAGGTGGAGTACCGCACGCTCGGCTACCGCGACATGATCGTGGTCCCGGCCGGTGTGGCGCGTTCGCTGAAGAACGAGGGCGACGCCGACGCGCTGTTCTGCGTCGTCATCGGCACCCAGAAGCCGCAGGTCCCGACCTACCCCGAGCACTCGCCGATGCACGGCGTGACCCGCGACTGA
- a CDS encoding alpha/beta fold hydrolase, with translation MTAAPAAAPHVTEAGTTGPLLLCLHGIGSSSAAFAPQLAELSAYVRVVAWDAPGYAASPDPQDPLTLDGYADAAAALIEERGGSAHVLGVSWGGVIALRLAARHPGLVASLIVADSSAGSGADPEKAAAMRGRAAELAAAGPRAFAEQRGPRLVSGAAPADLVRRVVDTMADAVRLPGYGYAAEAMAAADLRTDLTEITAPALVICGDQDQVTGAEASQLIAGSLHKSAYVIVKDAGHLANQEQPRAFNAWVLSHLRITAQIPE, from the coding sequence GTGACCGCCGCACCGGCGGCCGCCCCGCATGTCACGGAGGCCGGGACCACGGGGCCGCTGCTGCTCTGCCTGCACGGCATCGGCTCCTCCTCCGCCGCCTTCGCCCCCCAGCTCGCGGAACTCTCCGCGTACGTCCGGGTGGTGGCCTGGGACGCGCCCGGCTACGCGGCATCCCCCGACCCGCAGGACCCGCTGACGCTCGACGGCTACGCGGACGCGGCGGCGGCGCTCATCGAGGAGCGCGGCGGCAGCGCCCATGTGCTGGGCGTCTCCTGGGGCGGGGTCATCGCACTGCGGCTGGCCGCCCGCCACCCCGGACTCGTCGCCTCGCTGATCGTCGCCGACTCCAGCGCCGGTTCGGGCGCCGACCCGGAGAAGGCGGCGGCGATGCGCGGACGGGCGGCGGAGCTCGCGGCCGCCGGGCCGCGTGCCTTCGCCGAGCAGCGCGGACCGCGCCTCGTCTCCGGAGCGGCGCCCGCTGACCTGGTGCGGCGGGTCGTCGACACCATGGCCGACGCCGTCCGGCTGCCCGGATACGGCTACGCGGCCGAGGCGATGGCAGCGGCCGACCTGCGTACCGATCTCACCGAGATCACCGCCCCCGCCCTGGTCATCTGCGGCGACCAGGACCAGGTCACCGGCGCCGAGGCGAGCCAGCTCATCGCGGGCTCCCTCCACAAGTCCGCCTACGTGATCGTCAAGGACGCCGGTCACCTGGCCAACCAGGAGCAGCCCCGGGCCTTCAACGCCTGGGTCCTCTCCCACCTCAGGATCACCGCACAGATCCCCGAATGA
- a CDS encoding aspartate dehydrogenase domain-containing protein, translated as MTRSVGLVGWGAIGRTVGTALAAGAVEGVELVCVVDNRAIGEAPAPQLTFDEALERCDLIVEAAGQGVVREWAERILRSGTDLLIASTGALTDEELAKRLLDAGPGRVYFTSGAVGGLDLLQAARGLGPLNDVRLTTTKLPSTLEQPWMDEELLTRMRTATGPVEVLSGTARDIPVKFPKSTNVAASVALAVGDLDAVRVRVVADPGADRTRHLIEAEGPQGSYRFEVAHLPDPGNPATSRIVPYAVLRSIAAVAGRTGQIL; from the coding sequence ATGACCCGCAGCGTGGGACTCGTCGGCTGGGGTGCCATCGGCCGCACCGTGGGCACCGCACTCGCCGCAGGCGCCGTCGAAGGCGTCGAGCTGGTCTGTGTGGTGGACAACCGCGCGATCGGCGAAGCACCCGCCCCGCAGCTGACGTTCGACGAGGCGCTGGAGCGCTGCGATCTGATCGTGGAGGCGGCGGGCCAGGGCGTCGTACGGGAGTGGGCCGAGCGCATCCTGCGGTCCGGGACCGATCTGCTGATCGCCTCGACCGGGGCTCTCACCGACGAGGAGCTGGCCAAGCGGCTGCTGGACGCGGGTCCTGGCCGGGTGTACTTCACATCGGGCGCCGTCGGGGGCCTCGATCTGCTCCAGGCGGCCCGGGGGCTCGGACCGCTGAACGACGTACGGCTGACCACCACCAAACTGCCGTCCACGCTGGAACAGCCGTGGATGGACGAGGAGTTGCTGACCCGGATGCGGACGGCGACCGGTCCGGTCGAGGTCCTCTCGGGCACCGCGCGCGACATCCCGGTGAAATTCCCCAAGTCGACCAATGTGGCCGCTTCGGTGGCCCTCGCCGTGGGGGACCTGGACGCGGTACGGGTCCGGGTGGTCGCCGACCCGGGCGCCGACCGTACCCGTCATCTGATCGAGGCGGAGGGCCCGCAGGGGTCGTACCGCTTCGAGGTCGCGCACCTGCCGGACCCGGGCAATCCCGCCACCAGCCGGATCGTGCCGTACGCGGTGCTGCGCAGCATCGCGGCCGTCGCCGGGCGTACGGGGCAGATCCTGTGA
- a CDS encoding VOC family protein: MPQPPIARLRSLRSVELFTPAFTETADFYQEVWGLESVESGPGARWLRGTGTEHHVLHLTRADRTGLGRIAFAVATPADVDEAARRLLARGITPVAGPGPLDQVGGGYGLRFTDPEHRLIEISAEVEAVAPRGRDGSVPVGVTHTVLNTTDIDASVAFYRDVLGLRVSDWSEHQMAFLRCNADHHCIAFNQAEWASLNHVAYEMSSVDHFMRGLGRLRHHGIVPQWGPGRHGPGDNTFSYFTDPSGLVCEYTSEVAQIVEDAWIARVWRRTPELSDLWGTAGPPSAEIRDRMAGSPDPGPLAAPAAPRAGADTAASGTGTTDTDTDTDTEEIPV, translated from the coding sequence ATGCCCCAACCCCCCATCGCCCGGCTGCGGTCGCTGCGCAGCGTCGAGCTGTTCACCCCCGCTTTCACCGAGACCGCTGACTTCTACCAGGAGGTCTGGGGCCTGGAGAGCGTCGAGTCCGGCCCCGGTGCGCGCTGGCTGCGCGGCACCGGTACCGAGCACCACGTGCTGCACCTCACCCGCGCCGACCGCACCGGTCTCGGCCGGATCGCCTTCGCCGTGGCGACACCGGCCGATGTGGACGAGGCCGCCCGGCGGCTGCTCGCCCGTGGCATCACCCCGGTCGCGGGCCCGGGCCCCCTCGACCAGGTGGGCGGCGGCTACGGGCTGCGCTTCACCGACCCGGAACACCGGCTGATCGAGATAAGCGCCGAGGTCGAGGCGGTCGCACCGCGCGGCCGGGACGGCTCGGTGCCGGTCGGCGTCACCCACACCGTGCTCAACACCACCGACATCGACGCGTCCGTCGCCTTCTACCGCGACGTGCTCGGCCTGCGGGTCTCCGACTGGTCCGAGCACCAGATGGCGTTCCTGCGGTGCAACGCCGACCACCACTGCATTGCCTTCAACCAGGCTGAGTGGGCCTCGCTGAACCACGTGGCGTACGAGATGAGTTCGGTCGACCACTTCATGCGCGGGCTCGGCCGCCTGCGCCACCACGGCATCGTCCCGCAGTGGGGCCCCGGCCGGCACGGTCCGGGCGACAACACCTTCTCGTACTTCACCGACCCGTCGGGGCTCGTCTGCGAGTACACGTCGGAGGTCGCGCAGATCGTGGAGGACGCCTGGATCGCCCGGGTCTGGCGGCGGACCCCCGAACTGTCCGATCTCTGGGGCACGGCAGGACCGCCGTCGGCGGAGATCCGCGACCGGATGGCGGGCTCCCCCGACCCCGGCCCGCTCGCCGCCCCGGCCGCCCCCCGTGCCGGCGCCGACACAGCAGCCTCCGGCACCGGCACCACCGACACCGACACCGACACCGACACCGAGGAGATCCCGGTATGA
- a CDS encoding aldehyde dehydrogenase family protein produces MPRSPAAEVPDEALVAGVWRRGAGAPAETVDPATGQVLATVHAVTPAEVDEAAEGAARAAADPAWRALLPHQRARLLHRIAELTEGAAEHLAALQTADTGKALTETRALVASAAGTFRYTAAALETAEEAITPSRGDYLTMSTFEPIGVVGAINPWNSPVASDAQKLAPALAGGNAVLLKPAEWTPLVSLALGRLISRALGELSLPAGLLSVLPGRGSIVGDAIVRHPRTGKVSFTGGTETGRTIAHAAAEKLMPVSLELGGKSPTIVLADADIEQALAGVMFGVFSSSGQSCIAGSRLFVAREIYDAFVGELVERTRKLRVGPGTAPDTQVGPLVHHRHRDSVAARVDLARAEGAQVLCGGSVPPGDEYRDGAYYLPTVLDGLDNSSRTCQEEIFGPVLAALPFVDEDDLVRRANASVYGLACGIWTRDHRAAWRIARRVEAGTVWINTYKQFSIATPFGGLKDSGLGREKSRDGIRAYQRQKSLYWGTSDAPLPWSAA; encoded by the coding sequence ATGCCCCGGTCCCCTGCTGCCGAAGTACCCGACGAAGCGCTCGTGGCCGGCGTGTGGCGCCGCGGCGCCGGTGCCCCGGCCGAGACCGTCGACCCGGCCACCGGACAGGTGCTCGCCACCGTGCACGCCGTGACCCCGGCGGAGGTCGACGAAGCCGCCGAAGGCGCCGCCCGCGCCGCAGCCGACCCGGCCTGGCGCGCACTCCTCCCCCATCAGCGCGCCCGGCTGCTCCACCGGATCGCCGAGCTGACCGAGGGCGCGGCCGAACACCTCGCCGCGCTCCAGACCGCCGACACCGGCAAGGCCCTCACCGAGACCCGCGCCCTGGTGGCCAGCGCGGCCGGGACCTTCCGGTACACCGCCGCCGCGCTGGAGACCGCCGAGGAGGCGATCACCCCGTCGCGCGGCGACTACCTCACGATGAGCACCTTTGAGCCGATCGGCGTCGTCGGTGCGATCAACCCGTGGAACTCCCCGGTGGCCAGCGACGCGCAGAAGCTCGCACCCGCCCTCGCCGGGGGCAACGCGGTCCTGCTGAAGCCCGCCGAGTGGACCCCGCTGGTCTCGCTCGCGCTGGGCCGGCTGATCAGCCGCGCCCTCGGGGAACTCTCCCTGCCTGCCGGGCTGCTCTCGGTGCTCCCCGGGCGCGGCAGCATCGTGGGCGACGCCATCGTGCGCCATCCCCGTACCGGAAAGGTCAGCTTCACCGGCGGTACGGAAACCGGACGGACGATCGCGCACGCGGCGGCCGAGAAGCTCATGCCCGTCTCGCTGGAGCTCGGCGGCAAGTCACCGACCATCGTGCTTGCCGACGCCGACATCGAACAGGCCCTGGCCGGCGTCATGTTCGGTGTCTTCTCCTCCAGCGGGCAGTCCTGCATCGCCGGTTCGCGGCTCTTCGTGGCGCGTGAGATCTACGACGCATTCGTCGGCGAACTCGTCGAGCGCACCCGGAAACTGCGGGTCGGCCCCGGCACCGCGCCCGACACCCAGGTCGGACCGCTGGTGCACCACCGGCACCGGGACTCGGTCGCGGCCCGGGTCGACCTGGCGCGCGCCGAGGGTGCCCAGGTGCTCTGCGGCGGCTCGGTACCGCCGGGCGACGAGTACCGGGACGGCGCCTACTACCTGCCGACCGTCCTGGACGGCCTGGACAACTCCTCGCGCACCTGCCAGGAGGAGATCTTCGGACCGGTGCTCGCCGCGCTGCCGTTCGTCGACGAGGACGACCTCGTCCGGCGGGCCAACGCCTCGGTGTACGGGCTGGCCTGCGGCATCTGGACCCGTGACCACCGGGCCGCCTGGCGGATCGCCCGCCGGGTGGAGGCCGGCACCGTCTGGATCAACACCTACAAGCAGTTCAGCATCGCCACCCCCTTCGGCGGCCTCAAGGACAGCGGTCTCGGGCGGGAGAAGAGCCGCGACGGCATCCGCGCCTACCAGCGTCAGAAGTCCCTGTACTGGGGCACGTCGGACGCCCCCCTCCCCTGGTCCGCCGCGTAA